From one Neovison vison isolate M4711 chromosome 1, ASM_NN_V1, whole genome shotgun sequence genomic stretch:
- the NHLRC1 gene encoding E3 ubiquitin-protein ligase NHLRC1 — protein MGAEASGSGPALQELVREAEISLLECKVCFERFGHRQQRRPRNLPCGHVVCLACVAALAHPRTLALECPFCRRACRGCDTSDCLPVLHLLELLGSTLRPGPAAPRAAPCAPGALTCHRAFGGWGTLVNPTGLALCPKTGRVVVVHDGRRRVKIFDSGGGCAHQFGEKGEAAQDVRYPLDVTVTNDCHVVVTDAGDRSIKVFDFFGQIKLVIAGQFSLPWGVETTPQNGVVVTDAEAGSLHLLEVDFPEGVLQRTERLQVHLCSPRGVAVSWLTGAIAVLEHPLGLGSAVGSTTVKVFSPTMQLISQVDSFGLSLFFPSRITASAVTFDHQGNVIVADTSGQAVLCLGKPEEFPVLKPIITHGLSHPVALTFTKENALLVLDSAAHSIKVYKADWG, from the coding sequence ATGGGGGCCGAGGCGTCGGGGAGCGGGCCGGCGCTGCAGGAGCTCGTGCGCGAGGCCGAGATCAGCCTGCTCGAGTGCAAGGTGTGCTTTGAGAGGTTCGGCCACCGCCAGCAGCGGCGCCCGCGCAACCTGCCCTGCGGCCACGTGGTGTGCCTGGCCTGCGTGGCCGCCCTGGCGCACCCGCGGACGCTGGCCCTCGAGTGCCCCTTCTGCCGCCGGGCCTGCCGGGGCTGCGACACCAGCGACTGCCTGCCGGTGCTTCACCTCCTGGAGCTCCTGGGCTCGACGCTCCGCCcaggccccgccgccccccgcgccGCGCCCTGCGCCCCCGGGGCCCTCACCTGCCACCGCGCTTTCGGAGGCTGGGGGACCCTGGTCAACCCCACGGGCCTGGCGCTGTGTCCCAAGACGGGGCGGGTCGTGGTGGTGCACGACGGCAGGAGGCGGGTCAAGATCTTTGACTCCGGGGGCGGGTGTGCTCACCAGtttggagagaagggggaggctgCCCAGGACGTTAGGTACCCGCTCGATGTTACCGTCACCAACGACTGCCATGTGGTTGTCACCGACGCCGGCGACCGTTCTATCAAAGTGTTTGATTTCTTTGGCCAGATCAAGCTCGTCATTGCAGGCCAGTTCTCCTTACCTTGGGGCGTGGAGACCACCCCGCAGAACGGCGTCGTGGTGACTGATGCGGAGGCAGGCTCGCTGCACCTGCTGGAAGTCGACTTCCCCGAAGGGGTCCTCCAGAGGACAGAGAGGTTGCAAGTTCATCTGTGCAGTCCCCGCGGGGTGGCCGTGTCTTGGCTCACCGGGGCCATTGCTGTCCTAGAGCACCCTCTGGGTCTGGGGAGCGCGGTCGGCAGCACCACGGTGAAGGTGTTCAGCCCGACTATGCAGCTGATCAGCCAGGTGGATAGCTTTGGGCTGAGCCTCTTTTTCCCCTCCAGAATAACTGCCTCGGCCGTTACCTTTGATCACCAGGGGAATGTGATTGTTGCTGATACTTCTGGTCAGGCTGTCCTATGCTTAGGAAAACCTGAGGAATTTCCAGTCCTGAAGCCCATCATCACCCACGGTCTTTCCCATCCggtggcactgaccttcaccaaGGAGAATGCTCTTCTCGTGCTGGACAGTGCAGCACATTCTATAAAAGTCTACAAGGCGGACTGGGGGTAA